The following are encoded together in the Lathyrus oleraceus cultivar Zhongwan6 chromosome 3, CAAS_Psat_ZW6_1.0, whole genome shotgun sequence genome:
- the LOC127131144 gene encoding uncharacterized protein LOC127131144, whose amino-acid sequence MVQNARNVRRGRSAGRGASRGVGRNVSGEATPEGVANIPIGREDHSQTGTNSQADTRDVRELAAAVLVQTQQNAQILQITRDHQLFQQQQRETVHEDTGLNSFLKGKPPQFGGDFNPEGAEKWLQEIEKIFSFTHCRENRRVGYATFMLTGDAEAWWRGKHRLLEEEGREINWILFKEEFLGKYFPKLCRKEKEREFQNLRQGMMTVGEYTRKFESLLKYSEFYRLHPREEWMCEKYQDGLKYDIQRAVLPLHIMRFGELIERCLELEGIDNRKNQYGSGVPTRNNNHKGHFNRGHGGRTQQGGRPYQRPTPYHNQDSRRLMFKCYSCGGAHLNKDCPNRNIGACFRCGQKGHFLKDCPQGQNQPTSQKSVLINNNNVGRARNGGPNVGQGPQNQNKPTTGRVFAIRGAEISKSDGLIQGMCLIGDKLVSVLYDSGATHSFISTSCAEILGFEIVDLNNKMTITTPSGERMVTCSVCADCPIILENRRFLVDLIVLPLKDLDVILGMDWLSANDVILGCKKKILTFGEDSGEIIKVETLTQKFMMLFSMSEGETPSFENIPVVCEFPEVFPEEVPGLPPVKEVEFSIDLVPGTGPISISPYRMSPSEMAELKKQLDEMLEKEFIRPSVSPWGAPVLFVKKKDGSSRLCVDYRQLNKATVKNKYPLPRIDDLMDQLKGASIFSKIDLKSGYHQIRVKEDDIPKTAFRSRYGHYEYLVMPFGLTNAPAVFMDYMNRIFRSYLDHFVVVFIDDILIYSKNEVEHEEHLRIVLQILKDRQLYAKFSKCEFWLKEVQFLGHVISKEGIAVDPSKVEAVTKWESPKNVGEIRSFLGLAGYYRRFIEGFSKIALPMTQLTRKGKNFEWTKECEESFQKLKERLTSSPILILPDPLGRFDVYCDASYQGLGCVLMQERKVIAYASRQLKVHERNYPTHDLELAAIVFALKIWRHYLYGSKFNVLSDHKSLKYLFDQKDLNMRQRRWMEFLKDYDFELQYHPGKANVVADALSRKTLHVSAMMLKEEELINQFVDLNLGVHHSEGSMFIGTIVVSNEYLKWIKDEQQLDDQLMNIKETIKDGQNGDFNIRSDGILRFGERLCIPQN is encoded by the coding sequence ATGGTTCAGAACGCCAGAAACGTGAGGCGTGGTAGGAGTGCTGGTAGAGGTGCTAGTAGAGGTGTAGGTAGGAATGTGAGTGGTGAAGCTACTCCCGAAGGAGTAGCTAACATCCCCATAGGACGAGAAGATCATTCCCAAACTGGAACGAACTCTCAAGCTGACACTCGAGATGTTCGTGAACTTGCTGCGGCTGTGTTAGTTCAAACACAACAAAATGCTCAAATCCTGCAAATCACCCGTGATCATCAACTTTTTCAGCAACAGCAAAGAGAAACTGTGCATGAAGATACGGGATTGAACTCGTTTCTGAAAGGTAAACCACCACAGTTTGGTGGTGACTTTAATCCGGAGGGTGCTGAGAAATGGTTGCAAGAGATAGAGAAGATATTCTCTTTCACTCACTGTAGAGAGAATAGAAGAGTCGGATATGCAACATTCATGCTGACAGGCGACGCTGAAGCCTGGTGGAGAGGAAAACATAGATTATTGGAAGAGGAAGGAAGAGAGATCAATTGGATCTTATTCAAAGAAGAATTTTTGGGGAAGTATTTTCCAAAGCTATGTAGGAAAGAGAAGGAGAGAGAATTCCAGAACCTGCGTCAAGGTATGATGACGGTGGGAGAGTATACTAGGAAGTTTGAATCCTTGCTAAAGTATTCTGAATTTTACCGCTTGCATCCAAGGGAAGAATGGATGTGTGAAAAGTATCAAGATGGATTGAAATATGATATCCAGAGGGCGGTTCTACCTCTGCATATTATGCGCTTTGGTGAGTTGATAGAAAGATGTTTGGAGTTGGAAGGAATTGACAATAGGAAGAATCAATATGGATCAGGAGTACCAACCCGAAACAACAATCACAAGGGCCATTTTAACCGAGGCCATGGAGGAAGGACCCAACAAGGGGGTAGGCCATATCAAAGGCCTACACCATATCATAACCAGGATTCTAGGAGGTTAATGTTCAAGTGTTACAGCTGTGGAGGGGCACATCTTAACAAAGATTGTCCAAATAGAAACATTGGAGCTTGTTTTCGTTGTGGTCAGAAGGGCCATTTTCTCAAAGATTGTCCCCAAGGACAAAACCAACCAACAAGCCAGAAGAGCGTCCTAATAAACAATAACAATGTAGGGAGAGCAAGGAACGGAGGCCCAAATGTTGGTCAAGGACCTCAAAATCAGAACAAGCCAACCACAGGAAGAGTATTTGCAATTAGAGGAGCCGAGATCTCAAAGTCAGATGGGTTAATCCAAGGTATGTGTCTAATCGGAGATAAGTTGGTATCAGTATTATACGATTCAGGAGCTACGCATTCATTTATATCTACATCTTGTGCGGAAATTTTGGGATTTGAAATTGTTGATCTCAATAATAAGATGACCATTACAACTCCTTCGGGGGAAAGAATGGTAACTTGTTCAGTCTGTGCAGACTGCCCTATAATTTTAGAAAATAGAAGATTCTTAGTAGATCTTATAGTACTCCCGCTAAAAGACCTAGATGTCATCTTAGGAATGGATTGGTTATCAGCCAACGATGTAATCTTGGGGTGCAAGAAGAAAATTTTAACGTTTGGAGAAGATAGTGGAGAAATCATAAAGGTGGAAACTCTCACCCAAAAATTTATGATGTTATTCTCTATGTCAGAAGGAGAAACCCCTAGTTTTGAAAATATTCCAGTGGTCTGCGAATTCCCGGAAGTTTTTCCAGAAGAGGTTCCAGGTTTACCACCGGTTAAGGAAGTGGAGTTTTCTATAGACTTGGTTCCAGGCACTGGACCAATTTCTATATCTCCTTATCGAATGTCACCCTCAGAGATGGCTGAGTTAAAGAAACAGTTAGACGAGATGTTAGAGAAGGAATTTATTAGACCGAGTGTATCGCCATGGGGAGCTCCAGTCTTGTTTGTTAAGAAGAAGGATGGTTCTTCTAGACTTTGTGTAGATTACAGACAACTTAATAAAGCTACTGTAAAAAACAAGTATCCTTTGCCTAGAATCGATGACTTGATGGACCAGTTAAAGGGAGCATCGATATTCTCGAAGATTGACTTGAAGTCTGGATATCATCAGATTAGGGTGAAGGAGGATGATATTCCAAAAACAGCTTTCAGATCCCGTTATGGGCACTATGAGTACTTAGTGATGCCATTTGGTTTGACTAATGCTCCAGCAGTATTCATGGATTACATGAATAGGATCTTTAGGTCGTACTTAGATCATTTTGTTGTAGTTTTCATTGATGACATTTTGATTTATTCCAAGAATGAGGTAGAGCATGAAGAACATTTGAGAATTGTGCTACAAATATTAAAGGACCGCCAATTGTACGCGAAATTCTCgaaatgtgaattttggttgaaGGAGGTACAATTTCTTGGTCATGTTATCAGTAAAGAAGGTATTGCAGTAGACCCGAGTAAAGTCGAAGCAGTAACAAAGTGGGAAAGTCCAAAGAATGTTGgtgagattcgaagttttcttggactaGCTGGATATTATCGGAGGTTCATTGAAGGATTCTCAAAGATCGCTTTGCCTATGACTCAGTTAACGAGGAAGGGTAAAAACTTTGAATGGACAAAAGAGTGTGAAGAAAGTTTTCAGAAGTTGAAGGAGAGATTGACTTCATCACCAATACTCATCTTACCGGACCCATTAGGACGATTCGATGTGTATTGCGATGCGTCATACCAAGGTCTTGGTTGTGTGTTGATGCAAGAAAGGAAAGTGATAGCTTATGCATCAAGACAGTTGAAGGTGCACGAGAGAAACTACCCAACTCACGACTTAGAGTTAGCAGCAATTGTGTTTGCCTTAAAAATTTGGAGGCATTATCTTTATGGATCAAAGTTCAATGTGTTAAGTGATCACAAAAGCCTGAAGTATTTATTTGACCAGAAAGATCTAAACATGAGACAAAGGCGTTGGATGGAATTTTTAAAGGACTACGATTTTGAGTTACAATATCATCCAGGAAAGGCCAATGTTGTAGCAGACGCCTTGAGTCGAAAGACACTTCATGTGTCTGCAATGATGTTGAAGGAAGAAGAGTTGATTAACCAATTTGTGGATTTAAACTTAGGAGTACATCACAGTGAAGGAAGTATGTTCATAGGCACTATTGTCGTGTCTAATGAATATCTAAAATGGATCAAAGATGAACAACAACTTGATGACCAATTAATGAATATAAAGGAAACTATCAAAGATGGTCAAAATGGGGATTTTAACATAAGGAGTGACGGAATCCTAAGGTTTGGAGAAAGGTTGTGTATACCTCAAAACTAG